In one Haloplanus salinus genomic region, the following are encoded:
- a CDS encoding MBL fold metallo-hydrolase: MDVRFLGGAREVGRSAILVNGRLLLDYGTLTGNPPQFPVAAPDPEAVVVSHGHLDHVGSVPTLLSGDRRPPIHWTPPTRELALTLARDTLKLHGGTYDCPFTEEEVRRVTQVSETHGYREPFEAAGHEITFYNAGHIPGSAHVLVDDGETRLLYTGDFHLDDAATDGHPGGQRLVAGTTARPDADVVVCESTYSDVEHGDRAALEERFAESVRTTLWEGGTVVVPAFAIGRTQELLLVCEAYDIPCYVDGMGKEVTEMLRRHPEFVRDADALGRAKSHARFVTGRDGQRRRIADQNVAIVTTSGMLSGGPAMTYIPEIRDRPVNKITLTGYQVAGTPGRDLLDTGSAELDGRVMPVAAQVESYDFSAHADGDGLRTFLESYRDATVLVNHGDRCVAFADDLTDDGYRAAAPTVGETVSVTPATLEREP; this comes from the coding sequence ATGGACGTTCGGTTTCTCGGCGGCGCTCGCGAGGTCGGTCGGAGCGCCATCCTCGTCAACGGCCGCCTCCTCCTCGATTACGGCACGCTGACCGGCAATCCGCCGCAGTTTCCGGTGGCGGCGCCCGACCCCGAGGCGGTCGTCGTCAGCCACGGCCACCTCGACCACGTCGGGTCGGTTCCCACCCTGCTCTCGGGTGACCGCCGCCCACCGATCCACTGGACGCCGCCGACGCGCGAACTGGCGCTGACGCTCGCCCGCGACACGCTCAAACTCCACGGCGGCACGTACGACTGCCCGTTCACCGAGGAGGAAGTGCGCCGCGTCACGCAAGTATCCGAAACGCACGGCTACCGCGAGCCGTTCGAAGCCGCGGGTCACGAGATCACCTTCTACAACGCCGGCCACATCCCCGGGAGCGCGCACGTCCTCGTCGACGACGGCGAGACGCGCCTGTTGTATACGGGCGATTTCCACCTCGACGACGCCGCCACGGACGGCCACCCCGGCGGGCAGCGGCTCGTCGCGGGGACGACCGCCCGTCCCGACGCCGACGTCGTCGTCTGCGAGAGCACGTACTCCGACGTGGAACACGGGGATCGGGCGGCGCTGGAGGAGCGCTTCGCGGAGAGCGTGCGGACGACGCTGTGGGAGGGCGGCACCGTCGTCGTCCCGGCCTTCGCCATCGGCCGCACCCAGGAGCTGCTCCTCGTCTGCGAGGCGTACGACATTCCGTGTTACGTCGACGGGATGGGGAAGGAAGTCACCGAGATGTTACGGCGGCATCCCGAGTTCGTTCGCGACGCCGACGCGCTCGGCCGCGCGAAGTCACACGCTCGTTTCGTCACCGGGCGTGACGGCCAGCGCCGGCGGATCGCCGACCAGAACGTCGCCATCGTCACGACCAGCGGGATGCTCTCCGGCGGCCCGGCGATGACGTACATCCCCGAGATTCGGGACCGCCCAGTGAACAAGATCACGCTCACCGGCTACCAAGTGGCGGGGACCCCCGGTCGCGACCTGTTGGACACCGGCAGCGCCGAACTCGACGGGCGGGTGATGCCCGTCGCGGCACAGGTCGAATCCTACGACTTCTCCGCGCACGCCGACGGCGACGGCCTCCGAACGTTTCTGGAATCGTACCGCGACGCGACGGTACTCGTGAACCACGGCGACCGGTGTGTGGCCTTCGCCGACGACCTGACCGACGACGGCTATCGGGCCGCCGCGCCGACGGTCGGCGAGACGGTGTCGGTCACGCCCGCGACGCTGGAGCGGGAACCCTGA